A region of Carassius auratus strain Wakin chromosome 23, ASM336829v1, whole genome shotgun sequence DNA encodes the following proteins:
- the LOC113041422 gene encoding oxysterol-binding protein-related protein 2-like codes for MNSEEEFYDAETGLESDDSCEVSFKDACVYESKQTVNGKVPSENGAWERRTTLPAPMFSRNDFSVWGFLKKCIGMELSKITMPIVFNEPLSFLQRITEYMEHTYLIHKACTLSDSIERMQLVATFAISAVASQWDRTGKPFNPLLGETFELTRDEEGYRMISEQVSHHPPISAFYSESLNQDFSFHGSIYPKLKFWGKSVEAEPKGTMTLELSKHREAYTWTNPMCCVHNVILGKLWIEQYGTVEIVNHSTGDKCVLNFKPCGMFGKELHRVEGHIQDKSKKKRRVIYGKWTECVYSIEPKVYEANKKAEKKSGGDSKKHKQEQSTAGDDADEMPDVQETVTMIPGSLLLWRVAPRPPNSTEMYNFTNFAMTLNELEPGMIGVIAPTDCRLRPDIRAMENGDIDTASREKERLEEKQRAARRERAKDEEEWSTRWFQQGKNPYTGAADWIYKAGYFERKYPHLPDIY; via the exons ATGAACAGCGAGGAAGAGTTTTATGATGCTGAGACAG GTTTAGAATCAGACGACTCGTGTGAAGTCAGCTTTAAAGATGCCTGTGTCTATGAGAGCAAGCAGACGGTGAATGGCAAGGTGCCATCTGAAAATGGAGCATGGGAGAGGCG gACTACTCTGCCAGCGCCCATGTTCTCCAGAAATGATTTTAGTGTATGGGGCTTTCTGAAGAAATGCATTGGAATG GAGCTGTCCAAGATAACAATGCCTATTGTTTTCAACGAACCGCTGAGCTTCTTGCAGAGGATTACGGAGTACATGGAACATACATACCTCATCCATAAAGCTTGTACACTTTCTGATTCAATAGAGCGGATGCAG CTTGTTGCCACATTCGCCATTTCTGCTGTTGCGTCACAATGGGACAGAACTGGGAAACCTTTTAACCCTTTATTAGGAGAGACTTTTGAACTTACAAG GGATGAAGAGGGTTACCGCATGATCTCAGAACAGGTGAGCCACCATCCACCAATCAGCGCCTTCTACTCTGAGTCCCTCAATCAGGACTTCTCGTTTCACGGCTCCATCTACCCTAAACTCAAATTCTGGGGGAAGAGTGTGGAGGCAGAGCCTAAAGGCACTATGACACTTGAGCTTTCCAA aCACAGAGAAGCTTACACATGGACGAACCCTATGTGCTGTGTGCATAACGTTATTCTGGGTAAACTGTGGATTGAGCAGTATGGGACAGTGGAGATTGTCAACCACAG CACTGGGGACAAGTGTGTGCTGAATTTTAAGCCATGCGGCATGTTTGGCAAAGAGCTGCATAGGGTAGAGGGACATATCCAGGACAAGAG TAAAAAGAAACGTCGGGTTATCTATGGGAAGTGGACTGAGTGCGTGTATAGCATTGAGCCAAAAGTCTACGAAGCCAACAAGAAAGCAGAGAAGAAAAGTGGAGGAGATTCCAAGAAACACAAGCAG GAGCAGAGTACAGCAGGTGATGATGCAGATGAAATGCCAGATGTTCAGGAGACGGTCACTATGATCCCAGGCAGTTTGCTGCTATGGAGAGTAGCCCCTCGACCGCCAAACTCGACAGAG ATGTATAATTTTACCAACTTTGCCATGACACTAAATGAACTGGAGCCTGGCATGATTGGAGTCATTGCACCGACAGACTGTCGTTTGCGGCCTGACATCAGAGCTATGGAGAATGGGGATATCG ATACCGCAAgtcgagagaaagagagattggaGGAGAAGCAGAGAGCTGCCAGAAGAGAGCGTGCTAAAGACGAGGAAGAATGGTCTACGAG ATGGTTCCAGCAGGGCAAGAATCCGTACACTGGAGCTGCAGACTGGATATACAAGGCTGGTTACTTTGAAAGGAAATATCCTCACCTTCCAGACATCTACTGA
- the LOC113041425 gene encoding proteasomal ubiquitin receptor ADRM1-like produces the protein MSSGALFPSLVSGSRGSSSKYLVEFRAGKMTLKGSTVTPDKRKGLVYIQQTDDSLIHFCWKDRSTGNVEDDLIIFPDDCEFKRVNQCTTGRVFVLKFKAGSKRLFFWLQEPKTDKDEEYCRKVNEYLNNPPIPGTLGSGGGSSHELSALGGEGGLQSLLGNMSHNQLMQLIGPTGLGGLGGLGALTGPGLASLLGSGVPATSSSSSSSRSQSTAPTPSSTSAPTRLGSSQVPSPPIAPSAAVTASPAPTPSTPAGPALSAGATSPSQPIQLSDLQSILATMNVPTAGQGVDLASVLTPEVMAPILTNAEVQQRLLPYLPSGESLPQSAEELQNTLTSPQFQQAMSMFSSALASGQLGPLMNQFGLPTEAVEAANKGDVEAFAKAMEGEGKSKEGGDKKDDEEDMSLD, from the exons ATGTCGTCTGGAGCTCTGTTCCCTAGCTTGGTGTCCGGATCCCGGGGCTCATCAAGCAAATACCTAGTAGAGTTCCGTGCTGGAAAAATGACCCTGAAGGGCAGCACTGTGACCCCGGATAAGCGCAAAGGACTTGTGTACATTCAGCAGACTGACGATTCGCTCATCCACTTCTGCTGGAAGGACAGATCCACAGGGAATGTGGAGGAT GATCTGATCATTTTTCCTGATGACTGTGAGTTCAAGAGGGTCAATCAGTGCACCACGGGCCGTGTTTTTGTGCTTAAGTTTAAAGCTGGCTCCAAAAGACTCTTCTTTTGGTTGCAG GAGCCTAAGACAGATAAAGATGAGGAGTACTGCAGGAAAGTGAATGAATACCTCAACAACCCACCAATACCTGGCACTCTGGGGAGTGGAGGCGGCAGCAGCCATGAGCTGTCTGCTCTTGGGG GTGAAGGTGGCCTTCAGAGTCTTCTTGGTAATATGAGTCACAACCAACTAATGCAACTCATAGGACCAACTGGACTCGGTGGACTAG GGGGTCTGGGGGCTCTGACAGGACCAGGTCTGGCTAGTCTGCTAGGAAGTGGAGTTCCAGCTACTAGCAGCTCATCTTCCAG CTCTCGTAGTCAGTCCACTGCCCCCACTCCATCATCCACCTCAGCCCCCACCCGCCTCGGCTCCTCCCAGGTTCCAAGCCCACCCATAGCTCCATCAGCAGCAGTCACAGCCTCACCCGCACCCACCCCCAGCACACCTGCAGGCCCTGCTCTCTCTGCTGGAGCCACCAGCCCATCTCAGCCCATCCAGCTGAGTGACCTGCAGAGCATCTTAGCTACAATGAACGTGCCTACAGCAGGTCAAGGAG TGGACCTTGCAAGTGTTTTGACCCCGGAGGTCATGGCCCCAATTCTCACTAATGCAGAAGTGCAGCAGAGGCTCCTGCCGTACCTCCCATCTGGAGAATCCCTTCCCCAAAGTGCAGAAGAACTTCAAAACACTCTCACCTCGCCGCAGTTTCAGCAG GCTATGAGTATGTTCAGTAGTGCCCTGGCATCAGGGCAGCTGGGGCCTTTGATGAATCAGTTTGGATTACCTACAGAAGCCGTAGAGGCGGCCAATAAAGGAG ATGTGGAAGCATTTGCCAAGGCCATGGAAGGTGAAGGCAAGTCGAAAGAAGGAGGAGACAAGAAAGATGATGAGGAGGACATGAGTTTGGATTAG